Genomic window (Daucus carota subsp. sativus chromosome 5, DH1 v3.0, whole genome shotgun sequence):
TGACGCTTACGCTCGAGTACAAGCACTGGAGAACACTCAAGGCTcattctagcgccaatttgttgatgaAGAAATTTGAgagttaacaaagatgaggttcgcgaTCTGAATCAAGATCTGATGCGGCGGTTACTCGTCAGAATATGTGGTGATGATGTATGTGGATGTGGCAAGGATCATAGGCTAGGGTTTGTGATTGCAAAGAAAACTAGGGTTTTCTTCACAAGACTCTTACTCTAAAAAATTGTCGATGCCtacaatgtgcctacgtaccctttTTTATAGAGGATCTAGCCAGACCTAGTTCTATTCTCCTAAGGAACCTACTTGGATTCGGTTTCCCTTCTGTCGTCTTCTGGAAAGGGGCCCAACATGATGAGGCCTAGTCATGGGCCTTGAAGACTCTCGAGCAGCCCAAGACTTACCCCAATGCAAGGGCGCGTCTTTACTCTCTAATGAGGACAACTAACCAGACTATAGAGATAGAGCCTTCTAAGGTATATTTTCGATAAGGTACCATAAGCTCCCCGATAAAGACAACTTTTCAGACTACAGAGCAAGTTCTTCTCTAATCTTCATCCTCCACCTCCCAAGAATGACAACTCCTTAGAATACAAGGTAGAGTCTTCTACAATCAACAGTAGGTTCCATATATGCTTAAGGGCGTCCCCCTGAACACAATATGTAACCTCATGTCCTTCTTATCTTCGTGTAGACCATCTTCATATAAATTCAACCAAATGTGTTCCCTACCAACCAACAGGGCGTGCCCTCATTGGAAGTCCTTCTGTGCGGGGTCATATCCAGCCCAATCTTGAATATATCAGCGTAAAATAGTTTTCCTTCATCATCTATGTGGGCCTGGATCACAAAACAGGTCTTTATATATTTgagtataacaattacaactcaAATAGCTAACGAAAAATATTACAATAACTACAATAATCACTTAATCATCTTCACTCAAGCCTTCAATATCTTCATCATTTATACCAAGAGTAATCAAGGTCAACATCACAGAGAATAACACCACTATAACCACACAAGTCTAGGCATGtttcttcttcaatttcttCTTCCCCTTTTTATGAGTTGCTACAATCCGGTCAAAACCACTCTCAGTTAACATAAAATATCTGCATTTGACGAAAATGTGAGTCTGAATACACAATGTGATTATTTAAGAGTGGGATATTGCAAGTGCCAAGATGATATTGGGACATATACATTAATCGTACTTTCTCcgaattttattataatctatAATGAAaggttaattaatttgaaaatagaatataaattacttaacaaaaaaagaatttaaatcaaatttttggaataaattaCATATTGAATTCTTAgtgttttctttattattttttctctaATGGTGTTTTTTATGTAAGATAATGTTTAATCCTTGTTCTTTGATGAAAGGAGAATGGCCTTCATATCATTACCAATATGTTGTATCATGTTTAATGTTTGTTCCTTCACCTACCTCCATTATCAGTAGTACATGTCTACTACAAATTCCAATTAAGTTTTCTCAACTGTGTAAATTAGTCTTCtagttttcaatttcaagataATTCAGTTTTCAAGTTAACGATGACAGGAAAGTATTATTAATCAGAGTGAGGTCACAAGGGTGAGAATAATTTGCAGGTATCCACAGACCACAAACATTTGAAATGCAATCTAAGAACTTTTGACAGGAACTTCTTTGTCCTTTTTAAGCTTCAGAGTTCTGTTAAACCCAAGCAGTTTCTTGTAATTTCGGAACTTATAGGATTCTCGAATGAACTGTAATACATGGTAGCTTCGAGCCCTTATGTGTCTTCGTAAATGTTTTGCTCGACCATCAAAACTTTGTAATCAAATGACTTTAGTTTAGCTTAGAAAATGTCTAAACTTGTGATTCTATATCGTACCGAAAACTTTTCATGCAAATGCTTCAGAGTTTTGTTTGTTTCAACTTGTAAGCACAATAATTATCTAATTTATTACATTTGCAAAGAAGGTCTAAACTTCACCTTTTCCCATCAGGCCCAAGCGTAGGGGCTATCCGTGCCAATTGCAACAAAGGAATCATCTGCtactttcttatttttctttGGTTGTTCCAATAAATTGTTTCGGTCCTTTCCTGAGGATGTCAGAGGACCACCAGGTTCCACCACTAAGGGCAAAATCATAACTGGATGtgagaaaattaaataaaaattgtctTTCGAAGCATTTGCCAGTAACCAAAGTGTCATTTGATCCCTATAGACCAAGGGCAGATATCATATCCCTGaaagaaacaacaaaaaaatGGACCCAGAGAAACTGAGAAAACACACAATAAAGTTTAATATATTACCAAACACAAATTTGTAGCAATTAGACATTAAAAAAAGAGAAGGCAATCCAGAAAAAAGGAAGAATAAGACTAGTAGCTTTTAGTTCGTAAGTACCTGGTGCAATCTTTAATATAGTTTGTAAACCGGTCAATGACTTCATACAGAAAAACATGCACATTCTAGTATTAATACTAAGCTTCAAACACTAAGAATCTGAGGGTGATTGTGGTTGCTGGTGTGCCTGATGTGGACCTTGTTGTGGCGCTTGTTGTGGTGCTTGTGGCCACATTTGAGGAGCCATGAAGGGGTGAGGTGGTTGCGAGAAAAGAGCAGGATCCATAACTGGTTTGCTCATGATCATCCCAGAAGTTCCAGGCTGTGGGGACTGCTGCTGAGGCATATAGTAGTATGGGAATGAATCTGAAGGCCCTCCAACAGGCACTGGACCTCTTGGCACTGATGTTAATGCTTCTTCTTTTATATCTTCCCTCGGGACTATGTCTACTAAGAAGTCAAAAATTTCAGTCCTAGTAATAGCTGCAGCAATATCATTCTTTTGAAGTGTCCTCCTCTTATTCTCCTCAGTATGGTTCCACGATCGCAAAGTCAGCTCCAATATGAACATTTCGCATGCCCTGGCAAATACAATGGGTGCCTCTGCTGATATCATTCTTACATCTTCATCAGCCTTCATGATCTTCTTGATCCTTGCAAGGGGAAGACTATGGTTCTTAAAGTCTGTAACTTTTTCAATTTCTTGGTACTGATTTGCCCAAAAAGATTGAAGTTGCAGATGCAAttgttgttgctgctgttgaTGCATATGTTGGTAAGCTAGCTGTTGTTGTGCCAACTGTGCTCCACTAGGAGCAGGGCCAGTAGACCCAACAGACCCCACAGACGTTACAACTGATCCCCTACCAGGAGTCCCTGCTATTTGATTAGAGTCATACTGATTTATGCCAAATGGGAGATGAGTTGCACTGACTATGTTTGGCACCTGGGGCTGTGTGTGCCCTCCTTTTTGATCCATTCTGTGAAATGGGTTCAATGaccaataaattaattaaaactgGAAATTACATGTCATTAAACAGACATGAATTTCTTTTGAGATGCATTAATATTTGAGACTAAAACATCTTATAATAGAGGATagacaaaaaacataaaaaaaattatttttgaaatcctATTGCAGTAAAAGTGAAGCATAAACTACTATACTCGCAACTTTCAGCAAGGTTGACAAATAGATCACTTTTGTAGGCTGAACCAATGCGACATTATACAAGCTACCAAAGTATAAATCCTAAGTTGAAAGGATGAATCACCACTTCGCCTTCTCACAAAAGGATTCTAAGATTCTATTTACTCCTCAAATAGtgctagcaaaaaaaataaaatacaagtcTGATACTTCCACGAGGTCCTCAAAGGCAATCAGATAGGTTTTGCATATATAACAAATGATAAGTTTCATGTCTTCGTGAATATCTTCGCAAACTTGATCATGAGAAAGATTAAAATTCAAGAGAACAATCAACAAAGAATATCCATCAACATGTGGCTTGATAAAGAAAACTTGTAAAGTCGAATATTAGAAGTCCATGTTATAAACCAGATAAGAATACAACAAAAATCAAAAGGGGTTAGTTAAATACAAGCAATTGGTCTAGGCCCAACGATTGTTGGCAACATATATAATACCGACGGTTTTTTCAGCCGAAAGCTAAAAATCTTATAATAAATCGTTTTTCTACCCGAAGACGCAATATTCACATTAAAATTTAAGCTTAATGCTTTCTAGATGATAAAAAATGTTGTTAGTATGTTAGCATTGCCCATTGGCTTCTTTCCGACATGCCGATGAATATTCAGTTCTACAAGCAACAATCAACAATGCATTTTGATACGGGAATAAAAGGCCAAACAGATAACAGTAAATAAATTTGCAGGCGAAATTTAAAGTTTGTATAGACCCCAATTTGATCACAAGTATCAGAACAATACTCTGTAAATACCAATACATAATCACACGTACAATAAACAATACTCAATGCATGACAATACATAACTACCAttcttattttttgatttaattatacACTGTTTCATAACTAAAAACATAATCACACGTACAATAAACAAGATCACCAAATTTAGACCACAACATATTCGTTAATTGTTCAAAATTTTCGTCATTAAATTCAATAATCACATGCGAATATGAAATTTATACATGCATGTAAACGTCGAGAGTGAAGAACACAAACCTAGATTTAGATTATAGGCGAGAGGAGAGGGATGGGGAATATGTAGTTATAATACAgagggagaggagagagatggaAAATATGCATATATAGGTATGTAATGTATTGGAAGTTAAATTTCCCTTTATTACATGTTTCTCGCTGTATGCGTACAGAGACTATTTCACATCGAGACACACGAGGGATGATGGGCCGGatccttttgagattttatttcACTTCGTTTTGTGGCTATCCTAAACATTTTTAGGATAAATATGGGTATTATGaatgattttgattatttgagAACACCctaaatgtgtatatatataaataaaactttaCGTAATTGTTGgaataatatttgatttgttcgtccgAATCAGAAATGAATTAATAAGTGTTTTTATTTGTTTCGTCTTTATTCAAGACGAAAACATGACATGCGTTCACAAATCCATAAACttgaaattataacatgttGGACCTTGTTTAGGCCGAAAAACACAAatcataatatatgaaattctaTTTGATTTGGATAAGgacaaacattttttttttgggtttaggatttaataattttacaacTTTATCCATAACCGGTagttatttttatgaatttattcaTAATTAGTTATCTTAGGGTTTagttacttttataaatttattcataattaGTTATCTTAGGGTAGTTGCTTTGATGAAAATATGAGTTGTTCTATATTTATTAAGTGATGAAATCAGATTCAGCTATTGAAACAACATTTCCAAATTGTTGAGAAGGTAGTTTGAAACTTTTTCCAAtagtgaaaaattaaattttatattatagacatttcaatttaaaagtaatattaacataaaaattaaagaattggactataacttaaaaaatatcgaaataaatttttatgtagTTTTAAATATTGATAGACAGTTTTTATGAGTTCATAATACGTAAGAaggatttatattataataaaacattatttttacatCACATATCGTAGTGTCTTTCAAATtgtgttatattttatttcatcacTTTCATTCCCTCCAACTTAATTATTCTATTCATcttgttttataaatttctatattctctttttatcatatataaaattatacgtTATCAATGAAATCACACTCACCGTCATCAGATGGTTGTGCTTACACGAGACGTATTAGCTTAAATGAAATGTATTAAGCGACATCTTGAAACTAAAATTGTACTTTGAAAATAATTCAAgacattttataaaatgaataaattaaGCATAAGCATACCATGAATAAGTGCAAGATTTATGTTGAGGTTTTTTTTCAAccaaatattataaacaaatattgTAAAGGAAACTAATTCTAAATTAAACGGTCCTTAATTCCCagtaatttcatatatttatgaGTAAACTTCAAAGTTGTTCCTAaagtttacaccgattttcaaaaTGTTGGCCTACACCGATTTTCAAAATGTTTGCTAGAGATCCAAATTTTCAGAAAGGTGGTCAAACTTTGGCTccactttttaaaagtgtggttcccgttaaatgtcacttaatgagagccacacttttaaaaaaacagagcaaagtttggccacctttatgagaatttggaactcatTTTTACTCTTCTATCCGTTAATCCCtttagtgacatttaacggaGCCACACTTTTGAAAAGCGGAGCCAAAGTTTGACCATCTTTCTGAGAATTTTAAACTCTGGCCAACGttttgaaaatcggtgtaaacttTATCCACAACTTGAAGTTTActctatatttattttgaacGCTAAAACTAAATATGATTATAGACAAGTATATACTTCTAATTATCCATATttagagttaaaaaaaaatattacaaagagAATATATAATCCTATAATATTAACCTCTCGTTGAATTAGTGCATGGGTAAAAGACAAAGCCTAAAAGGGATAAACATGAAATATTCAACGCATACATTTCTTTCTTGGGTTTGATTAATGTGTATTGAAATTTGATGTATTtaacttgttttgattggtggagttttTATACATATAGGAGATCCACTATTAATATCAAATAGTAGCTAATTAAAATgagttaaataataaaatttaatgcttAACATGTTCATGGACACATCACACAAAAACCGTTCTTTATTTCGGTGAGTAGCTTGTCACAAGATATTATAGGTATATAACGTGTCACAACAGCTATGCCACATTCATTATTGTCGGCTGAAAAACTCGAGAGCAGCAAGCTTTAAATATAGCCAGGTCCAAACAAGGCATCACTTATTGGGCACCTTAATGTAGGCCAAGTGCGTGGCATTGACCACTCTGGTGAGAGTACTGAGATCATACGCTATCCAACATCTCGACGTGTCCTGGTTATAAAAATACCCCAAACACTTACAGTCTCCTGTACATTTCACCCCACAATCACCATCTTTCACCGGCCCATCCCCGCTTGTGTACTTTATCATGTAGTGATCCACCCCCGCAAGCTTATTATAGTGAAAATCTTTTGGCCCGCAAGATGATAATTTTGGGGGCTCGCAAGTCTTGCTCCAAGCAAGAACCGGCCCACTAGAGGTTGGGCAGCCCACGCATTGGCTCTCCTCACAAAGCCCAAAGTTACCACACTTCTTGGGTAATTGACATTCAGAGGATTCGGACTCCGTGGCAGCTAGGCTTACTTGGAACAAAGGAGGAGGGGCTTTTAGAAACAAAGTATAAGTCACTTCCCACGCACCATAATCCACTTTATCATTATAAGTATAAATCTTGACATTCCCATCGATCTCTAATCTGAGAAACGACAATGTGGTATTGTACTTGATTCTATTGAGTATGGAGGCCCCACCCAATGAGTTCGAGATTCCGTATTTCAAGCTCAATAAAAAAGCAAAGCCCTggtcattctcattttcaaactCAAATGTAACATTCTGTAGGCTCTCGTTCTTGTTGAGTTTGGTGAACAAGGAGAAAGAGTAGTACCGGATGGGCTTGGGAGAGGTGGTGGGCTTGTAGTACAAATGCAGCCCTTTGGGCTCCATCACGAGACTGTACGGCCCATTCACGTTCTCACCCGGAGAAGCCCGGCTCACGAGCTTTGTAACAGCGCCCATCTTGAGTGACTGGCCCACTAGGAGCGTGTCGGTGGGCGTGTCGAAGCTTTGCCATAAGAATTTGCCTTTGGAGTCGTAAAGCACCATGTTACCATTAGGGAGAATCTTGAGGCCCACGACACCTTTGTTGGCTGTAGATGTTTGCCATGCGACCTGGCCGTTGGACCGGGCCAGCACGAGGTTCCCGTCTGGGCCGAATGTGAGCGTGGCGTTTTCGTCGACCGGGTTGCCCCGGTTGGCTTCCCAGACCCAGCGCATGAGAGACTCGGTGCGCCTCAGGCCCATGCGTAGGGCGagtgtgaaggcagtgggggttTGGTTGTAGAAGCAAAGCTGGAATGGGGAGGTGAAGGGGTCGAGAGGTCGGTAATCGCCGAAGTATTCACTGATGTACTGGCCTAGTTCTCCTTCATTGACGAACTTGAAGGTTTCATTTGCCGGAACAAGTGTATGACAAAAAtcaattctttggatgaagaaaagTAAGATTGTCAAGGTGAGGGGAGAAAAGTAAGCCATGTTTTAGATAAGGTTTTTTTCTAGTGCATTATGGACTATGGTGTGTATTTATAATGGAAAATTTGAACAATGCTGGTAGCTGTACCCATCGATTAATTTGGATAGTAGCCTTGCTGTATTCCATGCTTTATTTCTAGAACTGCaagaaaattcaaacaaccaaataatACTGCTGTGCAGGTATAAGACCGGACAAGTCAGAACTAatcaattgataaaaatatCTTATAAAAGTTTATCCAAGACTAGTCGAAGATTTTCGGATCATATAAATAATAGGGTCTTTTGAgtgattttaaaataagtacattttgtttaaaataaagaagtgaagcagaagttaaaaacaacttgagacttataaaaaattaaaatgtttagCAAATAAGCAgaatgcataaaataaaaacaagtatTCTCACCTTTTTacttcttattttttatataaacactacaaataaatatttataacttataaactcaTAAGCCCGCATTTCAAACCCGGCTGGATACCCACAAGTTTGGCGAGCTCCGTGAGATATATAAAGTAGAATACATGGCCGATGTTTTGTGGCCTTAAAAGTCCAGAATCAGCGGTTTGTTTTGTCGATTTATAAATTGATTTATGATTATAAGTCAAATATGCTAGAAAAATGATCTTAAATTCCGTAAATTCTGAAAGTAAGAGTTTAAAAGATGTCGCTAATATCAGTTATAACGTCTGATAATCTAGCGTTTTCAATTTTGAAATGAAAACGCTAGATCTTGTAGTGTCTTGATGTTGTAACCCATCAAAACGCTACACAATATAACGTTGCGTTAGGATTAACATAACTGAACCTAACAGAACGCGATGctagcattaaatataattatttaatcatAACAAAACAAAACGTTACAAAGCTACGCTATACGAGGATACTGATATTTAGAGTATTAGTCATGGAGAGGCTAGTCacctattttcaatttttattataattattttaatttatttttttctgaatatatttaatatttaaattataaccattaaaatgtcaaaaaagaaaaaaactacTCCTTCCGCCCCCTAGTTGTATTAGGGGGCACGTACTTTAGTACTTCTCTAATATTTAGTTCTACAACTTAATTTTAGAATTATTTTTCTGATTcaaaatttaactattaaatttttattcagaaaaacctatcttaaaaataaattatagaaatatatttcatagaagaattgaaatgcgtgtcaaataataaaagtataGAATTCAGCAGAAGGAAAGAGTATGTTATTTGCTTTTATatctaataaattattaattgcaGTACTAATTATCTAAATTAATGAATTAAATTCAATTTTCTCTTATGACTATTTcctgataataaataattttttaagatgAGCGAGGCCCTCAATCTTCTTTGTCGGTATAAAATCAGGATATCGTAGACAAAATTCACAAATCTGGATCTCGTATCCTCTGCAGAGTGTGTTCAGTCAATTCACAGGATCCCAAATTACATATTGCATCGATATTATATTTGAAtcgtaatttataaaatatatctttaaattattttaagttaggATTAAGAtccaaaattacaaatatattttagattaataatatctatattatatggAAGTTCAATACAAAACTTTAATTAAGcgattgattttaaattttatatagtcGCTCATACATGTTGGAGTGCatgtataatataaattataatcatgTTGTTCAATATTACATAATATTTaagataatttgaaaattttagtaTTCAAATTTCCTCACCAATGTAtaagaattaattattaatttaaacatataCAAGAAAAAATATTCTTTATTAGAACAGATGCACGAAACTACATGTGTAATTGggtgatttttctttaacactGCAGCTAAATCTCTTAATCATGCTGTGATCCCCAGATTACccaaattttttttcagaaatgatattcaaatttggatcaccactatttactgatccaaatttagatcacctactttattataaaaaaataatttttatatttctgaaTCTTTCGTTTATcggacttaaaattaatttgtgattattaatattcatttaataataattgatatttaataattaataaaattaatgttttagtaGAAATGACTAGAAATGACTAGAAAACAGTacgataaataaaattttgatttaatcaaacagattatttatgtttcttccaagataatcaaaatattgttcGTAGCTATTCATATCATTTTGGGATCCTTGAGTTTCATCTTTTTTATGAAATCAACAAGcacattattttgtttaataatattagcaattaaatatataatttaaatactttgatcgatgttaaaaaaatgattaaattaattaattaattataatataagtagttaataatgattaaatattaaattcaagattatatagtttaatataaaatttatgtaatataatataaaaaaaataatttggatcagaatttgaatcacgctgctggagttggttagaaatttgaatcagaatttggatcagttggtgatccaaatttgaatttttggatcACAACTGTTGGAGATGCATTAGGCTTCATATTTCACAGTACACTCTTCAAAAATGCTaattcttttattaattttttctatctTGTTTTGATTTCGTATTTATTAATCTATTATCATATTCATTTGAatcttaatatttttacttaatattatcacttaaaaaaattattttattccagACTTTTAGATACACGAAACAATTTACATAGTTTCTCTGatttaacaaattaatttatttactcaAATTAAGAACATgcagattttattattattagaatctgaaaaaatcataaaaaaaaacaaaattacatattttgtcCTCCGTCTGGAAAAATATTACAGTAGTAATCCCAGTGACGCCGTTTAGAGACAGGCAAAAGGATAACAATATACCGTATCCAGGTGGTCAGCGAAAGCCATGATATTACTCGAATATGCATATTTAATGATGTTGGCGGAGGATTGCCCAGCCCACTTGATGCATGTGGTCATGTTTGCGAGTTTATCCGGATTCTGACCGGGACCCAAGCCAATCAATTTAAATCTCCATTCCCGGTCAAGGGTCAACAATACTGACAATCTTATCTTGTGTTAAGTGTTAGTCGGTACTCCCCCGGCCTACCATTTTATTCGTAtcacttactccctccgtccccctgagttgtatacattgggagATGGGGACGCAGTACGAACTTTAATGCTttcgtaaaatatagttctataacttatttttaagatttttcttttctgtataaaagttcgaatgttatacttttattcaaaaaaagaaaattttcaaaataaattataaaactatattttataagagcattgaagtgtgtgtaagcagtgaaaaagaaacgtatagaattaaatgggacagagggagtatctgatttttttttaaatttataatagtcCAACGTCAacattttattcacaaaaaatttTTCTATTAATCtttatatcattaatatatatatatatatatcgtatcttttaattaataaacatgattatatctaaaatattaacgAATTAATAATTagatgtatattttttatttttttgttaattgatTACACAGGCACACGTGGGGAGTCGAGCTACCGACCTCCCGCAAGGGGGTTCAAGAGCTCttgattagatatataattgatatgtcGACCGGATtcattaatacatatatttaatagtTTGTAGTTAATATGTGTAAATATATCTAGCATAGTAATTTATTCATAGTTAGATTAGTAAATAATATGTTGATTATCAAAGGTTTTGTAATTGATTACGTCCTCGAGACATTTACAAcagaatatttaatttacagttaaaatatttgtttttaaacaatgttttaacaaaaaatgttTAATTATGTTCTTAGATGAACGCATAGTCAAAATATCcaattttcaataatatattctaaaatatgaatattcatTAAAAAGAATCGAACAACAGATATATATTTCACTGTTGGAGGAGTATCAAGATGATAGGCAACaagcagttttttttttttgaaagcgaTTCATTAATATAATAGGGGCAAAATTACCCTAGAGCTTTCACCAACTTGCTCTAGGGTTCCAATCTTCCACATCAGGATTCAACAATAATTAGGACATACCCATAGGGAATGAACTGGATGAGACCACAAAAACAACTACTAATCACCGCTTAAACTAGTAATTAAACTAAACTTAATActattaatactaatataattaGATTTGATTAAACCCCTCCGACAGATGACAGGGCCTTCAGACGAACCATCGCAGCAAACCCCTTACTGGCGGCCTCCCATTCTTTCCTGACCAACTCCCTCCATTAGcatgttcacagcttcagcatCCTCATCGTCAGTGATTTCAATGATCTTCCCCTCCTGctcctcttcttcatcatcagtCCAGAGCCAGTTTTCATACTCCTCCTCAGACATGATTTCATAGTTGCCCTTACAGGTGCCCATACCCATATCCAAACTCCAGAGCTCCTTAACCTCTCCGAACAGCCTCTTAATCACCACCAACCTTGTCCTTTGCAGAGAGCCCGTCTAGGCAAGATAACGTGCCAAGTTGTTCTCGGAGGCTTCCACCGGGCGCACCACTAGAGATAGATTGGGGTCACTTTTCCTCTGATTCAGCTGATAAACCACGTTCTCATGGTTAGGATTGGTGAACCACTTCCAGTTCTCCCAGTCCTTGATAGCCTCGTGGTTGTCCAATTCAAGTTCTACTTTCTCCTCTCCCTCCAGAAACGCCATCTTGAGCCCCACCAACAAAGCCCACAACTCATTAGCTCTCTCTGTGAGATTTCTTATGGTTCCTGAGACCATAATAATAATCGTGCCTTTGTGATCCCTGATCACGATCCCGATGCCTGAGTCATTGTCATTAGGGTACGCTTCTGGCAGGGTGAATGCGTGAACATTCACCTTG
Coding sequences:
- the LOC108223777 gene encoding epidermis-specific secreted glycoprotein EP1 — its product is MAYFSPLTLTILLFFIQRIDFCHTLVPANETFKFVNEGELGQYISEYFGDYRPLDPFTSPFQLCFYNQTPTAFTLALRMGLRRTESLMRWVWEANRGNPVDENATLTFGPDGNLVLARSNGQVAWQTSTANKGVVGLKILPNGNMVLYDSKGKFLWQSFDTPTDTLLVGQSLKMGAVTKLVSRASPGENVNGPYSLVMEPKGLHLYYKPTTSPKPIRYYSFSLFTKLNKNESLQNVTFEFENENDQGFAFLLSLKYGISNSLGGASILNRIKYNTTLSFLRLEIDGNVKIYTYNDKVDYGAWEVTYTLFLKAPPPLFQVSLAATESESSECQLPKKCGNFGLCEESQCVGCPTSSGPVLAWSKTCEPPKLSSCGPKDFHYNKLAGVDHYMIKYTSGDGPVKDGDCGVKCTGDCKCLGYFYNQDTSRCWIAYDLSTLTRVVNATHLAYIKVPNK
- the LOC108221342 gene encoding nuclear transcription factor Y subunit C-9 — translated: MDQKGGHTQPQVPNIVSATHLPFGINQYDSNQIAGTPGRGSVVTSVGSVGSTGPAPSGAQLAQQQLAYQHMHQQQQQQLHLQLQSFWANQYQEIEKVTDFKNHSLPLARIKKIMKADEDVRMISAEAPIVFARACEMFILELTLRSWNHTEENKRRTLQKNDIAAAITRTEIFDFLVDIVPREDIKEEALTSVPRGPVPVGGPSDSFPYYYMPQQQSPQPGTSGMIMSKPVMDPALFSQPPHPFMAPQMWPQAPQQAPQQGPHQAHQQPQSPSDS